In a genomic window of Epinephelus lanceolatus isolate andai-2023 chromosome 3, ASM4190304v1, whole genome shotgun sequence:
- the LOC117255441 gene encoding extracellular superoxide dismutase [Cu-Zn]-like, with the protein MVSMMRLHGSTGMMVAVLLALLAFCQQCASADSEAPPEVSQYNGTLYAACKMRPSTTLPDGLPKVYGQVLFKQEYPQEKLRVLIRINGFPTDSDPEPRAVHIHQYGDLSQGCDSTGGHYNPHGVHHPNHPGDFGNFEPQEGKINTMIESEATLFRGLSVIGRAVVIHEKVDDLGRGGDAGSLLHGNAGRRLGCCIIGISSPNLWNTHYKLFNRRLRRN; encoded by the exons atggtGAGCATGATGCGTCTGCACGG GTCAACAGGCATGATGGTAGCAGTACTGTTGGCTCTGCTGGCTTTCTGTCAACAATGTGCCTCAGCTGACAGTGAAGCTCCACCAGAGGTCTCTCAGTACAATGGCACCCTGTATGCAGCCTGCAAAATGAGACCCAGCACCACACTACCTGACGGTCTGCCCAAAGTGTATGGCCAGGTGCTGTTCAAGCAGGAATATCCTCAGGAAAAACTCAGAGTCCTCATTCGCATCAATGGCTTCCCCACAGACAGTGATCCAGAGCCCAGGGCGGTGCACATCCATCAGTACGGAGACCTGAGCCAGGGGTGTGACTCCACTGGCGGCCACTACAATCCACATGGTGTGCACCACCCCAACCACCCTGGAGACTTTGGTAACTTTGAGCCCCAGGAAGGAAAAATCAATACGATGATTGAGTCTGAGGCAACGCTGTTCAGAGGGCTGTCTGTGATTGGGAGAGCAGTGGTGATCCATGAGAAGGTGGACGACTTGGGGCGTGGTGGAGATGCAGGGAGCCTGCTGCATGGGAATGCAGGCCGGAGGCTTGGATGCTGCATCATTGGGATATCCTCCCCTAACCTGTGGAATACGCACTATAAGCTGTTTAACAGGCGGCTGAGGAGGAATTAG
- the LOC117255439 gene encoding coiled-coil domain-containing protein 149-like isoform X4 codes for MDPSRRSESDWQGLINEFLVCKRKLESKKEALLILSKELDTCQQERDQYKLMANQLRERHQGLKKKYRELIDGDLSLPPEKRNQVNLAQLLRDSREKSSQLSEEVKELKQRLVEAQGDNKLLRMTITKQRLGDEEVGARHFPAHEREDLVKQLERAREQNEVLEHSVKSLTDELQDVRAERDVFQQKAHRLNLEMNHIVGNDEIRILDIDALCMENRYLHDRFCQLQEEMNLLKTNLVKYKSALDCRKSSKINGKPNSSSLTGVLSAKQVKELLLSEENGCSLPVTPQSISDLKSLATALLETIHEKNMVIQHQRQINKILGTRVAELENKLKTLEMSGLWSLPGGKDTIILNTQQAELTESPGQEGDTGSGQTAVDQQSSTDVPIQESGAPSVSTSQEELLEESPPSEETSQPNLSHQSAEAEPVSPQTETPDASQSQVTANLTALTSQRSEEEECASDSSPTRHLSDLCHSQQTLENSDPSDAVGTKDESDKCAEGVETVETEHIQTEENIDNTILTAAAAAATAAARSGEEQEDVQSDRDTELSDGTDVNVSEEK; via the exons ATGGACCCGAGCAGGAGGAGCGAGAGTGACTGGCAGGGGCTGATCAACGAG TTCCTCGTCTGTAAGAGGAAGTTGGAGAGCAAGAAAGAAGCGCTTCTGATTCTGTCCAAAGAGCTGGACACCTGCCAGCAGGAGAGGGATCAGTACAAGCTGATGGCCAACCAGCTCCGTGAGCGACACCAAGGGCTCAAGAAGAAGTACAGGGAACTCATT GACGGAGATCTCTCTCTGCCGCCTGAGAAAAGGAATCAA GTGAACTTAGCCCAGCTACTGAGAGACTCCAGAGAGAAGAGCAGTCAGCTTTctgaggaggtgaaggagctgAAACAACGACTGGTGGAAGCTCAAGGTGATAACAAG CTCCTACGAATGACCATCACCAAACAGAGGCTGGGAGACGAGGAGGTCGGCGCTCGACACTTTCCTGCTCATGAACGAGAGGATCTGGTCAAACAGTTAGAAAGAGCCAGAGAGCAG aaCGAGGTCCTGGAGCACAGCGTGAAGTCGCTCACAGACGAGCTCCAGGACGTACGAGCGGAGCGCGACGTGTTCCAGCAGAAGGCTCATCGCCTCAATTTGGAAATGAACCACATCGTGGGCAATGATGAGATACGCATTTTAGACATAGATGCACTTTGCATGGAGAACAG GTATTTGCATGACCGGTTCTGTCAGCTTCAAGAAGAAATGAACCTGCTCAAAACAAACCTGGTGAAGTACAAG aGCGCCCTGGACTGTAGGAAATCCTCTAAAATCAATGGGAAACCCAACAGTAGTTCTCTGACCGGGGTGCTCTCTGCTAAACAAG tgaaggAATTGCTACTGTCTGAAGAGAACGGCTGCAGTTTGCCCGTGACTCCTCAGTCCATCTCCGACCTCAAGTCACTGGCCACAGCTCTGCTGGAAACCATCCACGAGAAGAACATGGTGATTCAGCACCAACGCCAAATCAACAA GATTCTTGGAACCCGAGTAGCAGAGCTGGAGaacaaactaaaaacattaGAAATGTCTGGATTATGGAGCCTGCCAG GAGGGAAAGACACCATCATCCTGAACACTCAGCAGGCTGAGTTAACAGAGTCTCCTGGACAGGAAG GTGACACTGGGTCAGGACAAACAGCCGTCGACCAGCAGAGCTCCACAGACGTCCCAatccaagagagtggagcaccaTCTGTGTCAACTAGTCAAGAGGAGCTTCTCGAGGAGTCGCCACCCAGCGAGGAGACCAGCCAGCCGAACCTCTCGCACCAGTCAGCTGAGGCAGAGCCGGTGAGCCCTCAGACAGAAACACCAGACgccagccaatcacaggtcactgCAAATTTAACGGCTCTAACGAGTCAGCGGTCAGAAGAAGAGGAGTGTGCGAGCGACTCCTCTCCCACACGCCATCTGTCAGACCTCTGCCACTCACAGCAGACTTTAGAGAACTCTGACCCCTCTGATGCCGTGGGAACAAAGGATGAGTCAGATAAGTGCGCTGAAGGGGTGGAAACTGTTGAAACGGAGCATATTCaaacagaggaaaacattgATAACACAAtattaactgctgctgctgctgctgctactgctgctgcaagGTCTGGCGAAGAGCAGGAGGACGTACAGTCAGACCGGGACACAGAGCTGTCGGATGGGACAGATGTTAATGTCAGTGAGGAAAAGTGA
- the LOC117255439 gene encoding coiled-coil domain-containing protein 149-like isoform X3 encodes MDPSRRSESDWQGLINEFLVCKRKLESKKEALLILSKELDTCQQERDQYKLMANQLRERHQGLKKKYRELIDGDLSLPPEKRNQVNLAQLLRDSREKSSQLSEEVKELKQRLVEAQGDNKLLRMTITKQRLGDEEVGARHFPAHEREDLVKQLERAREQNEVLEHSVKSLTDELQDVRAERDVFQQKAHRLNLEMNHIVGNDEIRILDIDALCMENRYLHDRFCQLQEEMNLLKTNLVKYKSALDCRKSSKINGKPNSSSLTGVLSAKQVKELLLSEENGCSLPVTPQSISDLKSLATALLETIHEKNMVIQHQRQINKILGTRVAELENKLKTLEMSGLWSLPVGGKDTIILNTQQAELTESPGQEGDTGSGQTAVDQQSSTDVPIQESGAPSVSTSQEELLEESPPSEETSQPNLSHQSAEAEPVSPQTETPDASQSQVTANLTALTSQRSEEEECASDSSPTRHLSDLCHSQQTLENSDPSDAVGTKDESDKCAEGVETVETEHIQTEENIDNTILTAAAAAATAAARSGEEQEDVQSDRDTELSDGTDVNVSEEK; translated from the exons ATGGACCCGAGCAGGAGGAGCGAGAGTGACTGGCAGGGGCTGATCAACGAG TTCCTCGTCTGTAAGAGGAAGTTGGAGAGCAAGAAAGAAGCGCTTCTGATTCTGTCCAAAGAGCTGGACACCTGCCAGCAGGAGAGGGATCAGTACAAGCTGATGGCCAACCAGCTCCGTGAGCGACACCAAGGGCTCAAGAAGAAGTACAGGGAACTCATT GACGGAGATCTCTCTCTGCCGCCTGAGAAAAGGAATCAA GTGAACTTAGCCCAGCTACTGAGAGACTCCAGAGAGAAGAGCAGTCAGCTTTctgaggaggtgaaggagctgAAACAACGACTGGTGGAAGCTCAAGGTGATAACAAG CTCCTACGAATGACCATCACCAAACAGAGGCTGGGAGACGAGGAGGTCGGCGCTCGACACTTTCCTGCTCATGAACGAGAGGATCTGGTCAAACAGTTAGAAAGAGCCAGAGAGCAG aaCGAGGTCCTGGAGCACAGCGTGAAGTCGCTCACAGACGAGCTCCAGGACGTACGAGCGGAGCGCGACGTGTTCCAGCAGAAGGCTCATCGCCTCAATTTGGAAATGAACCACATCGTGGGCAATGATGAGATACGCATTTTAGACATAGATGCACTTTGCATGGAGAACAG GTATTTGCATGACCGGTTCTGTCAGCTTCAAGAAGAAATGAACCTGCTCAAAACAAACCTGGTGAAGTACAAG aGCGCCCTGGACTGTAGGAAATCCTCTAAAATCAATGGGAAACCCAACAGTAGTTCTCTGACCGGGGTGCTCTCTGCTAAACAAG tgaaggAATTGCTACTGTCTGAAGAGAACGGCTGCAGTTTGCCCGTGACTCCTCAGTCCATCTCCGACCTCAAGTCACTGGCCACAGCTCTGCTGGAAACCATCCACGAGAAGAACATGGTGATTCAGCACCAACGCCAAATCAACAA GATTCTTGGAACCCGAGTAGCAGAGCTGGAGaacaaactaaaaacattaGAAATGTCTGGATTATGGAGCCTGCCAG TAGGAGGGAAAGACACCATCATCCTGAACACTCAGCAGGCTGAGTTAACAGAGTCTCCTGGACAGGAAG GTGACACTGGGTCAGGACAAACAGCCGTCGACCAGCAGAGCTCCACAGACGTCCCAatccaagagagtggagcaccaTCTGTGTCAACTAGTCAAGAGGAGCTTCTCGAGGAGTCGCCACCCAGCGAGGAGACCAGCCAGCCGAACCTCTCGCACCAGTCAGCTGAGGCAGAGCCGGTGAGCCCTCAGACAGAAACACCAGACgccagccaatcacaggtcactgCAAATTTAACGGCTCTAACGAGTCAGCGGTCAGAAGAAGAGGAGTGTGCGAGCGACTCCTCTCCCACACGCCATCTGTCAGACCTCTGCCACTCACAGCAGACTTTAGAGAACTCTGACCCCTCTGATGCCGTGGGAACAAAGGATGAGTCAGATAAGTGCGCTGAAGGGGTGGAAACTGTTGAAACGGAGCATATTCaaacagaggaaaacattgATAACACAAtattaactgctgctgctgctgctgctactgctgctgcaagGTCTGGCGAAGAGCAGGAGGACGTACAGTCAGACCGGGACACAGAGCTGTCGGATGGGACAGATGTTAATGTCAGTGAGGAAAAGTGA
- the LOC117255439 gene encoding coiled-coil domain-containing protein 149-like isoform X2 codes for MDPSRRSESDWQGLINEFLVCKRKLESKKEALLILSKELDTCQQERDQYKLMANQLRERHQGLKKKYRELIDGDLSLPPEKRNQVNLAQLLRDSREKSSQLSEEVKELKQRLVEAQGDNKLLRMTITKQRLGDEEVGARHFPAHEREDLVKQLERAREQNEVLEHSVKSLTDELQDVRAERDVFQQKAHRLNLEMNHIVGNDEIRILDIDALCMENRYLHDRFCQLQEEMNLLKTNLVKYKSALDCRKSSKINGKPNSSSLTGVLSAKQVKELLLSEENGCSLPVTPQSISDLKSLATALLETIHEKNMVIQHQRQINKILGTRVAELENKLKTLEMSGLWSLPGLTYNVSLGIYGRGKDTIILNTQQAELTESPGQEGDTGSGQTAVDQQSSTDVPIQESGAPSVSTSQEELLEESPPSEETSQPNLSHQSAEAEPVSPQTETPDASQSQVTANLTALTSQRSEEEECASDSSPTRHLSDLCHSQQTLENSDPSDAVGTKDESDKCAEGVETVETEHIQTEENIDNTILTAAAAAATAAARSGEEQEDVQSDRDTELSDGTDVNVSEEK; via the exons ATGGACCCGAGCAGGAGGAGCGAGAGTGACTGGCAGGGGCTGATCAACGAG TTCCTCGTCTGTAAGAGGAAGTTGGAGAGCAAGAAAGAAGCGCTTCTGATTCTGTCCAAAGAGCTGGACACCTGCCAGCAGGAGAGGGATCAGTACAAGCTGATGGCCAACCAGCTCCGTGAGCGACACCAAGGGCTCAAGAAGAAGTACAGGGAACTCATT GACGGAGATCTCTCTCTGCCGCCTGAGAAAAGGAATCAA GTGAACTTAGCCCAGCTACTGAGAGACTCCAGAGAGAAGAGCAGTCAGCTTTctgaggaggtgaaggagctgAAACAACGACTGGTGGAAGCTCAAGGTGATAACAAG CTCCTACGAATGACCATCACCAAACAGAGGCTGGGAGACGAGGAGGTCGGCGCTCGACACTTTCCTGCTCATGAACGAGAGGATCTGGTCAAACAGTTAGAAAGAGCCAGAGAGCAG aaCGAGGTCCTGGAGCACAGCGTGAAGTCGCTCACAGACGAGCTCCAGGACGTACGAGCGGAGCGCGACGTGTTCCAGCAGAAGGCTCATCGCCTCAATTTGGAAATGAACCACATCGTGGGCAATGATGAGATACGCATTTTAGACATAGATGCACTTTGCATGGAGAACAG GTATTTGCATGACCGGTTCTGTCAGCTTCAAGAAGAAATGAACCTGCTCAAAACAAACCTGGTGAAGTACAAG aGCGCCCTGGACTGTAGGAAATCCTCTAAAATCAATGGGAAACCCAACAGTAGTTCTCTGACCGGGGTGCTCTCTGCTAAACAAG tgaaggAATTGCTACTGTCTGAAGAGAACGGCTGCAGTTTGCCCGTGACTCCTCAGTCCATCTCCGACCTCAAGTCACTGGCCACAGCTCTGCTGGAAACCATCCACGAGAAGAACATGGTGATTCAGCACCAACGCCAAATCAACAA GATTCTTGGAACCCGAGTAGCAGAGCTGGAGaacaaactaaaaacattaGAAATGTCTGGATTATGGAGCCTGCCAG GCCTGACTTATAATGTGTCCCTGGGAATATATGGAA GAGGGAAAGACACCATCATCCTGAACACTCAGCAGGCTGAGTTAACAGAGTCTCCTGGACAGGAAG GTGACACTGGGTCAGGACAAACAGCCGTCGACCAGCAGAGCTCCACAGACGTCCCAatccaagagagtggagcaccaTCTGTGTCAACTAGTCAAGAGGAGCTTCTCGAGGAGTCGCCACCCAGCGAGGAGACCAGCCAGCCGAACCTCTCGCACCAGTCAGCTGAGGCAGAGCCGGTGAGCCCTCAGACAGAAACACCAGACgccagccaatcacaggtcactgCAAATTTAACGGCTCTAACGAGTCAGCGGTCAGAAGAAGAGGAGTGTGCGAGCGACTCCTCTCCCACACGCCATCTGTCAGACCTCTGCCACTCACAGCAGACTTTAGAGAACTCTGACCCCTCTGATGCCGTGGGAACAAAGGATGAGTCAGATAAGTGCGCTGAAGGGGTGGAAACTGTTGAAACGGAGCATATTCaaacagaggaaaacattgATAACACAAtattaactgctgctgctgctgctgctactgctgctgcaagGTCTGGCGAAGAGCAGGAGGACGTACAGTCAGACCGGGACACAGAGCTGTCGGATGGGACAGATGTTAATGTCAGTGAGGAAAAGTGA
- the LOC117255439 gene encoding coiled-coil domain-containing protein 149-like isoform X1: MDPSRRSESDWQGLINEFLVCKRKLESKKEALLILSKELDTCQQERDQYKLMANQLRERHQGLKKKYRELIDGDLSLPPEKRNQVNLAQLLRDSREKSSQLSEEVKELKQRLVEAQGDNKLLRMTITKQRLGDEEVGARHFPAHEREDLVKQLERAREQNEVLEHSVKSLTDELQDVRAERDVFQQKAHRLNLEMNHIVGNDEIRILDIDALCMENRYLHDRFCQLQEEMNLLKTNLVKYKSALDCRKSSKINGKPNSSSLTGVLSAKQVKELLLSEENGCSLPVTPQSISDLKSLATALLETIHEKNMVIQHQRQINKILGTRVAELENKLKTLEMSGLWSLPGLTYNVSLGIYGIGGKDTIILNTQQAELTESPGQEGDTGSGQTAVDQQSSTDVPIQESGAPSVSTSQEELLEESPPSEETSQPNLSHQSAEAEPVSPQTETPDASQSQVTANLTALTSQRSEEEECASDSSPTRHLSDLCHSQQTLENSDPSDAVGTKDESDKCAEGVETVETEHIQTEENIDNTILTAAAAAATAAARSGEEQEDVQSDRDTELSDGTDVNVSEEK, encoded by the exons ATGGACCCGAGCAGGAGGAGCGAGAGTGACTGGCAGGGGCTGATCAACGAG TTCCTCGTCTGTAAGAGGAAGTTGGAGAGCAAGAAAGAAGCGCTTCTGATTCTGTCCAAAGAGCTGGACACCTGCCAGCAGGAGAGGGATCAGTACAAGCTGATGGCCAACCAGCTCCGTGAGCGACACCAAGGGCTCAAGAAGAAGTACAGGGAACTCATT GACGGAGATCTCTCTCTGCCGCCTGAGAAAAGGAATCAA GTGAACTTAGCCCAGCTACTGAGAGACTCCAGAGAGAAGAGCAGTCAGCTTTctgaggaggtgaaggagctgAAACAACGACTGGTGGAAGCTCAAGGTGATAACAAG CTCCTACGAATGACCATCACCAAACAGAGGCTGGGAGACGAGGAGGTCGGCGCTCGACACTTTCCTGCTCATGAACGAGAGGATCTGGTCAAACAGTTAGAAAGAGCCAGAGAGCAG aaCGAGGTCCTGGAGCACAGCGTGAAGTCGCTCACAGACGAGCTCCAGGACGTACGAGCGGAGCGCGACGTGTTCCAGCAGAAGGCTCATCGCCTCAATTTGGAAATGAACCACATCGTGGGCAATGATGAGATACGCATTTTAGACATAGATGCACTTTGCATGGAGAACAG GTATTTGCATGACCGGTTCTGTCAGCTTCAAGAAGAAATGAACCTGCTCAAAACAAACCTGGTGAAGTACAAG aGCGCCCTGGACTGTAGGAAATCCTCTAAAATCAATGGGAAACCCAACAGTAGTTCTCTGACCGGGGTGCTCTCTGCTAAACAAG tgaaggAATTGCTACTGTCTGAAGAGAACGGCTGCAGTTTGCCCGTGACTCCTCAGTCCATCTCCGACCTCAAGTCACTGGCCACAGCTCTGCTGGAAACCATCCACGAGAAGAACATGGTGATTCAGCACCAACGCCAAATCAACAA GATTCTTGGAACCCGAGTAGCAGAGCTGGAGaacaaactaaaaacattaGAAATGTCTGGATTATGGAGCCTGCCAG GCCTGACTTATAATGTGTCCCTGGGAATATATGGAA TAGGAGGGAAAGACACCATCATCCTGAACACTCAGCAGGCTGAGTTAACAGAGTCTCCTGGACAGGAAG GTGACACTGGGTCAGGACAAACAGCCGTCGACCAGCAGAGCTCCACAGACGTCCCAatccaagagagtggagcaccaTCTGTGTCAACTAGTCAAGAGGAGCTTCTCGAGGAGTCGCCACCCAGCGAGGAGACCAGCCAGCCGAACCTCTCGCACCAGTCAGCTGAGGCAGAGCCGGTGAGCCCTCAGACAGAAACACCAGACgccagccaatcacaggtcactgCAAATTTAACGGCTCTAACGAGTCAGCGGTCAGAAGAAGAGGAGTGTGCGAGCGACTCCTCTCCCACACGCCATCTGTCAGACCTCTGCCACTCACAGCAGACTTTAGAGAACTCTGACCCCTCTGATGCCGTGGGAACAAAGGATGAGTCAGATAAGTGCGCTGAAGGGGTGGAAACTGTTGAAACGGAGCATATTCaaacagaggaaaacattgATAACACAAtattaactgctgctgctgctgctgctactgctgctgcaagGTCTGGCGAAGAGCAGGAGGACGTACAGTCAGACCGGGACACAGAGCTGTCGGATGGGACAGATGTTAATGTCAGTGAGGAAAAGTGA